From the Cydia splendana chromosome 6, ilCydSple1.2, whole genome shotgun sequence genome, the window TCGCCGAcccccgcaacaccagaggggttgtaagtgcgttgccggcctttacgatgggagtacgctcttttcttaaaGGTTTAAATTGCACTCGCATTTACCATCCATAAAGATACCTGGCCATGAGTGTAAAACTAAGGTATGCGGTGTTACATATTTTGTACCCTTAAATATAGAAACGTCCAAAACATATATTCATTACATGAATAGCTCCATGGGACAGTATAGCAAATAGCTGTAAAATTAGTCACAATCACGACACATCATTAGCGGAATAGGTGAGACACGTTTACTATATATACAACGAGTTACATATTTATTCGATATCATAGTTGGTTACGTTAGTCACGAACCTTGAATACCTATATAGTGTACCTAGGTAAATGTTATTATCTAAACTAATCAACTCTTACTTTGCATGtctacttatacctacatgctATAGTATTAGGTAGTTACTCATAAAATATAATGCATGTAGGCATGTAGTGTATACTGTATACTTAATATACCCAATTATATGTATTCTCTTCTTCTCTTTGATACCCACCTACAAACTACAGGCGGCCCATAGGCGGTCACATTCCTAATCTAAGTAATCAGCGGTTTTTCCAGAAAACCTTGGGGTGGACAAAGGAAATGTAcataaagtttaaaattatacaacaataaaattatcaaacaattaTTAACTCCACATACTTTGCCTCTCGTGTTTTTACTTGATAACGTAAATAATTAAACACATAACTGCTCACTGTGCACCTTGGGTAATAAAGCGTAgatctgaggggctaccgcgaaaaccgatattcgcaaattgcggggatctttctcttttactccaaggaaggcgtaataagagtgacagagaaaaatgaccgcaatttgcgaacttcgattttcgcggttatagcccggTACCAGACAtacagtttataaaaaaaaaatcctgtcATATTTTAAGTTAAAAATCAAAGAAACCAATACTAAAAACCCataataaaagaaataaaaattaagtaatcGTTTAATTTTTATGCaaatataaaattgtgattgtaATTTGTGGCGTTTCACTTTTGTCGTTTTTAATACAGCCTCGAACGGTCGCGTACTGTCAACGTCAAGCAGTCGTCAACGTTGACCTCCTACCCCTCATCCGATTCCGATCATCTTGTCATACCGCTTAAGTTTTTGCaataaattcaatttatttcgTTTCTTTTCTTTCAACTTATAGTAATTCATATACAAATAAAAGTGCTCAACAAACCAAGCTAGTGGTAAGTACAAAACATTCACTCTTTACCGCACAAAGTACCACGTTGATTAATCATCATTTAAATTTCACCACAATTGATAAATATCtggttttctttatttttcagACTTGGTAGCACTCAAAATCCGAGGCCTCAGGCCTCGGCCTGTGGTCACACATCCTTAAACTATAAAACAAACCGCAAAAACCCTTTAAATTCTTCGTGGCAATTCACCCCTCCTTTATAATTTCGCAATATTTTTCTACCGTCGTTAAGATGTCTCAGTGGAACAACTCTTATCCTTACAACCAGGATTACCAGGGCTCCAACACCTGGAATGGTGAATTAGGCAATCAATATTCAAATCAACAGTACtatccccccacacaacctacTTACGAACAACCTAACCAGTATGTAAACTTTCAAGAGTTTCTCTCTCAAATGCAAGGCGGTAACGCCGCCGCGACAAGTTCTGCCTCATACAGCAACACTCAGTATCAAAACTACCCTAGCAACCAGTATGAATACCAAAACATGCCTTCAACTTCTCAAAATCCATACTATCCAACATCAACTGCTGTTAATAGTACAGATCTCCAAACATCACATAGCCAAATGAATGTATCAGAACCTAGCTATAGCAATCAAATGGTATTCAAATCAAATCTCACAGCAACAGCAACAGAATTTGTGCCAAAGGGAACTCAGAAGCCACCAAGTCCTCCAGAAGACTCTTCCAATTACAATGGGCTGTCGGAAAGTAAGGATAATACTGCCGGAAACTGGAGAGAAAAGTCTTCCCAACCAAGTAGTTCCCGTAGCTTAAATGAACCTCGAAATGATCAGGAATCAAAGAAAAGACCAGAAAAAGACCGCAGGCGGCGTAATGAAGGTCGTAACAATAATTTAAGTAGTCAAATTGAACCTGATAGTCAATACAATGAGCTTAATAGTCAAAATGATCCTGATGGTGGTGAATATGAATCAAATACTTATAGTTATGATTCTAATAAACATAGTGCTGAGTGTAGCAATCGTAATAATGAAGGCACCAGTCGAAAATATGACTCAAATAAAAGTGGCCGTAAAAATGAGTCCAGCCGTAACAATGAGTCCAGCCGTAACAATGAGAGCAGCCGAAACTATGACTCCAACAGTTACAATAAAGAATCAAGCAGTCGGAATAATGATTCTGACCGTAACCATGACTCTCAAGACCGTAACCACTCAAATAGGAATACAGATTCTGATGCCCGGCACTATGAGTCTAGCAGTCGTAACAATGATGGCAACAGCCGCAGCTACGACTCAAAAAAACGCTACGAATACAATAATCGTAATTATGACTCTAGCAATCGTGAGAGAGATGGCGGCAGTCGCAACTACGAATCAAATAGTCGAAATTACGATTCTAACAATCGAAGCCAAGACAGCAACCGTGGTGCTGACTCAGGGCGCTCCGACTATAACCGTCGCGACTTCAACGGCCGCGACAGTGACTACAATAGTCGTAATAACGACTACAATCAGGATCGTGAATACGGTCGTAACCAGGACTTTAATAGTCGTGACTACGGCCGTGGCTACGACTCTCGTTACGACAGAGGAAATAAAAAGTCTAAAAGTAAAGAAGCTGATAATAGAACTTACTATAACAGTACAGCTAAGGGTAGTCAGGACGTCAGGAGTGGGAGAGCGGAGCGAGGAGAAGCCTCGGGCAGGAGTAGGAACTGGCCGGGAAGCCAGCGGGTGAGGCCGACGGAAAGAGCTGATGATGAGCAGTTTGCTAAAGGTTATCTGGATAATCGGGAGGATCGGTATGCTAAAGGCTCAAGATCAGAAACCACTTTTAGTCCAAGGAACAGGAATAAGCAAATAGATCATGGTGGTAAGTTTgattaattcaattttattattaatacttaGTTTGTAAAGTACTTTGTTTATGCCCAGTGAGAAATAGTAGAAAAAACGTTTGTATGAAGAAGCAATCACCTAACGGCGTCCCCATTCGTCTAGCTAGAGTATCGTTTTAATTCACTGATCATATTTAGTGGAATTTGAATCTGTATTGTATTGGTGTCCTTATTGATTTTCACATTTGGCTTATTATCATAACGGTTTCTAACACAAAATCTTTTAACAGGGAACGTAGACCTGACCCAACGGGAGCGTCTCTCCGAGCAACTAGACAAGGGAACGTTGGAATGTCTGGTGTGCTGCGAGAGAGTGAAGCAGATAGACCCAGTGTGGTCGTGCGGCAACTGCTACCATGTGCTGCATCTCCGCTGCATCAGGAAGTGGGCCATGAGCAGCATCATAGGTAAGATTGTCTCTTTTAATGATTCTTTGGTGGATCAACTATTTCTAGATGTCATTGTCAGCaaccataaacataaacataatttatttaaaaaaacacgtatttcatggttacattcatataaaacaaagacttaaaaatgttttatacaTTTAGTGGTCAGGACGTTAGCCGCGTAGGCTGAAGACGTGGGTTCGTTTCCCGCCTCGGCCATCGtggacttggtcacttttttcTTAGTGTAtgttatctatttcagtttataatttaatgtttgTTTGCAGAGGGAAAATGGCGCTGCCCTGCCTGTCAGAACACGAGCTCCGAGCTTCCCTCGGAGTACCGCTGCATGTGCGGCGCCGTGCGGAGCCCCGACTACCAGCGTGGGCAGCATGGAGCCCACACATGCGGACAGGTATGATAGACAATagacatgtatgtatgtatgtatacataAAAGTTTGATTTTCAATGATTTTTCACAGCTTTTATAATTTGAGATACTCCATTAGTGCAAAACTAAATAAACAAATTGCCATGTAATAATGATATGTTGTTCGCAGACGTGTCAGCGGCCCCGCTCCTGCCCCCACCCGTGCACGCTGCCGTGCCACCCCGGGCCCTGCCCGCCCTGCCAAGCCACCGTCTCCAAGTAAGTACTTCGATGTGGGCAGGGCGTCATGTGTTCTGCTGCCGCTGTCTTCTGCAGCTGCTTCGGTTTCATTTCACCTACGACAATACTTGGGATTAGCTACCAAGTGGACCCCAGGCCCACATGAGTTGTGGCAATAAGCCGGGACAATCGCTAGGAAGAAGTCTTAAATGCCACAAAATCAAGGTTTAACCCCTTACttcatgtaataaaaaatatttgtttaaatttgtaCTTTAATACTGTCAGTAGAGTTGAATAACATATCCGCCAAATATGGCATtgtatgcggtaaagggttaaagagTGACTCAGGGgaacgtaaccatggcaacgagtgaTAAGAAAAAGTGATTTCGCCTCTAATACtaaaatatctaaaaaaaatctttcCCAGGCAATGTGGCTGCGGCGCTGAAACCCGCTCCGTCCTCTGCAGCAGCAAGTTACCTCAAGTCTGCGGCCGAGTGTGTTCCCGTAAACTGGAGTGTGGCGTGC encodes:
- the LOC134791256 gene encoding protein shuttle craft; translated protein: MSQWNNSYPYNQDYQGSNTWNGELGNQYSNQQYYPPTQPTYEQPNQYVNFQEFLSQMQGGNAAATSSASYSNTQYQNYPSNQYEYQNMPSTSQNPYYPTSTAVNSTDLQTSHSQMNVSEPSYSNQMVFKSNLTATATEFVPKGTQKPPSPPEDSSNYNGLSESKDNTAGNWREKSSQPSSSRSLNEPRNDQESKKRPEKDRRRRNEGRNNNLSSQIEPDSQYNELNSQNDPDGGEYESNTYSYDSNKHSAECSNRNNEGTSRKYDSNKSGRKNESSRNNESSRNNESSRNYDSNSYNKESSSRNNDSDRNHDSQDRNHSNRNTDSDARHYESSSRNNDGNSRSYDSKKRYEYNNRNYDSSNRERDGGSRNYESNSRNYDSNNRSQDSNRGADSGRSDYNRRDFNGRDSDYNSRNNDYNQDREYGRNQDFNSRDYGRGYDSRYDRGNKKSKSKEADNRTYYNSTAKGSQDVRSGRAERGEASGRSRNWPGSQRVRPTERADDEQFAKGYLDNREDRYAKGSRSETTFSPRNRNKQIDHGGNVDLTQRERLSEQLDKGTLECLVCCERVKQIDPVWSCGNCYHVLHLRCIRKWAMSSIIEGKWRCPACQNTSSELPSEYRCMCGAVRSPDYQRGQHGAHTCGQTCQRPRSCPHPCTLPCHPGPCPPCQATVSKQCGCGAETRSVLCSSKLPQVCGRVCSRKLECGVHSCEKECHEGPCDACGASVEQVCHCPAAMSRSVPCCAATGASATWSCGASCSRVLACGAHVCRARCHAPPCQPCALLPASVLTCPCGRTKLPKDKRKSCTDPIPLCGNICAKPLPCGPEGDRHFCKLECHEGACPVCPDKTLLPCRCGHSSREVPCSDLPQMLDNVFCQKKCNKKLSCGRHRCRDCCCAATTHRCGVVCGRTLACQLHRCEQFCHTGHCPPCTRASFEELSCECGAEVILPPVPCGAKRPACSAPCRRPRGCGHPALHACHSGPCPPCVVLTAKRCHGQHEERKTIPCSQEEFSCGLPCGKPLPCGKHTCQKTCHKGPCDAGKCTQPCNEKRPSCGHPCAAPCHSGDSDKADKGDKADKGDKADKGDKADKPACPSSAPCRKLVRATCPCGRRTAERSCHENARDLAKIMSALAASKMQDGGSVDLSEVQRPASMLKTLECDDECRVEARTRRLALALQIRNPDVSAKLQPRYSDHVRALAAREPTFARQVHDKLTELVQLAKKSKQKTRAHSFPSCNWQKRQFIHEMCEQFGCESVAYDAEPNRNVVATADKEKSWLPAMSVLEVLARENGKRRVPGPVLRAPAAAAAAAAGANNKSGSGWATLTSTNAWAARAQKAEQQQQQTKPKIDYFDNPPDN